The sequence CCGTGCACCTGTGGTACTCGGGCAAACACCGAGCCTTCGGCGGAAACATCCAGTTCCTGGCCAGCGCCGACGGATTCCCGCTGTGGGTCTCCCCGGTGCTGCCCGGCTCCCGCAACGACCTCTCCGCCGCCCGCGACCTCGACATCATCGGCGCGTTAACCGCCGCCGCAGCCCACGGCCTGCCCACCCTGGCCGACAAGGCCTACCACTCCGCCGGCATCGGCATCTACACCCCGGTCAAGAAAGCCGCCGGCCAACCACCCCTCCACCTCCGCCAACGGGTCTACAACCAGCTGCAATCCCGAGCCCGCGCCCTCGGCGAACGCGCCATGGCCATCCTCAAAACCCGCTGGTCAGCCCTACACCGCATCAGCCTCTGCCCACACCGCATCGGCACCATCGTCCAAGCAGCCCTCGTCCTCACCCACCACGAACACCACGGACGCTACTGAGAAAACCTCATTGGGGCGCTCGTTTTAGCGTCGACCAACTTTCGACGCCCGCCAGGTCGCCGGGCTGGTCCGGGCGGTGCGCACGGAACTGGACGCGGCCCGCCTCCCGCCGGCCGCAGGTCCGCCGGTGCTGCCCAGCGGGTGCGGGAGCTGCTCCGGGACGCCAGGTGGTCTCGCGACCGCGGGCGCGGGGTTGTGGACCGCACTGGCGGCGGTCGGGGTGCCGCTCCAGCCGTCCACATCCCACGTCGGGCGCGCCCACCCGACACGCGGCGCCACCAGCGAAAACGCCGTCCTGACCGCACCTGTCACTCCGAGAGTCCTTACCCGGAGCGACTTTCGTCGTACCCCCGAACCGCACGGAACCCGATTTCCGGCTCCCTCGCGGTGAAAAACGGCCCGGACACCTTCCTATTCGGACGACTTCTCCCGACCACACCCGGCTGACGGGTGACCGTCCGGCTACTCCCCGTCAGAGTGCCCGCCGCGTTTACAACGTTCCGGCAACCGCCTTGACAGGGCCTGTGGTACGTACCACTCTAACCCCAACATTGGTCTACACCATTTGGGGAGCCTGGCCGTGGCGGCCGGGTATCGAAAGGACGGCATCGAGTGAAACGCTGGCTCAAGCTGGCGGCGGGCGCCGCCGCATTCACCCTCGCGACCGCAGGCTGCGCGGGCTCCAGCGGATCGGACACCGCGGCCTCGTCGAGCGGGAACGCCGCGATCAGCGGCGACGTCACGGTCTGGCTGATGACCGGGTCCGCGCCGACCACCCTGACCGACGCGCTCAACAAGGAGTTCGAGGCCGCGCACCCCGGGGTCAAGGTCAAGTACGAAATCCAGCAGTGGGACGGCATCCAGCAGAAGCTGACCACCGCGCTGGCCGGCGGCACCCCGCCGGACGTGATCGAGATCGGCAACACGCAGACCGCGGCGTTCGCCTCGCAGGACGGCGTGCTGACCGACCTGTCCGGGGACAAGGACAGCTTCAATGGTGCGCAGTGGCTGAAGGGCCTCGCCGACTCGGGCACCTACGACGGCAAGACCTACGGCGTCCCGTTCTACGCGGCCAACCGTGAGGTCATCTACCGCAAGGACATGTTCGAGCAGGCCGGCATCACCAAGCCGCCGACCTCGAACGACGAGTGGATCGACGCGATCACGAAGCTGAAGACGAAGTTCGGCTCCGACCCCGACTTCCAGGCGCTGTACCTGCCGGGGCAGAACTGGTACTCGCTGCTGTCCTTCATCTGGGACAACGGCGGCGACATCGCCCAGCCGGACGGCAAGAACTTCAAGGCGACGCTGGACAGCGCCGGCGCGAAGGCCGGTCTCGAGTTCTACAAGAAGCTCGTCGACACCTCCGGCACCAAGGCGCCGAAGGACGCGGACGAGGCCAAGCCGCAGCAGGCGACCGTCTACGGCGCCGGCAAGGTGGCCATGATGATCGGCCTCCCGTGGGAGCTGGCGACGGCCGCGAAGACCGACGCGAGCCTGACCGGCAAGACCGGTGCCTTCGCGATCCCGAGCAAGACCGCCGGCCAGAGCGCCCCGGTCTTCCTGGGCGGCTCGAACCTGGCCATCCCGGCCAACAGCAAGAACGTGGCCGCGGCCAAGGAGTACATCAAGCTGCTCTCCAGCGCGAAGTACCAGGGCCAGCTCGCCGCCGCCGGCGTCGTGCCCGGCACGTCGACCGACCTGACCGGCCTGGACAAGGACCCGCTGGGCAGCGTCATGGCGAAGGCCTCCACCAACGGCAAGGCCGTGCCGGCCAGCCCGAAGTGGGGTGACGTGGAGTCCGGCCAGAACCCGGTCAAGGACATGCTGACCGCGTACCTGACCGGCAAGAAGACGCTCGACCAGGCGACCGCCGACGCCAACGCAGCGCTGAACAAGCTCATCGGCGGATGACAGCGACCGCGAATGTGACGATGCCGGCGGGGGCGACCCCGCCGGCATCGCCGCGCGACGCGGGGGTCAAGAGGCGCAAGCGGGGCCGGTTCGGCGACCGGGTGCTCCCGTACCTGCTCCTCCTCCCCGCCCTCGCGGCGATCCTGGTCCTGCTCGCCTGGCCGCTGGTCCAGGTGCTCGCGATCAGCTTCCGCAAGCTCGACATCGGCCAGCTCGTCTCCGGCAAGACGGTCTGGATCGGGTTCGACAACTACACGAACACGCTCTCGGACCCGGAGTTCTGGACCGTCACCTTCCGGACGCTGGTCTTCACCGCCGCCATCGTGGCCGCCACCATCCTCGGCGGCCTGCTGCTGGCGGTGCTCATGCGCCACCTCGGCCCGGTCGTGCGGATCATGGTCCAGGTGACGCTGGTGCTGGCCTGGGCCACCCCGGTGATCGCCACGACCACCGTCTTCCAGTGGATCTTCGACCAGCAGTACGGCATCCTCAACAAGACCCTGGACCGGCTGGGCTTCCACGGCTTCATCGGCTTCTCGTGGTTCTCCAGCGGCCCCAGCACGCTGGCCGTGATCGGGCTGCTCATCGTGTGGCAGGCCGTGCCGTTCGTGACGTTCTCGCTGTACGCGGGCATCATCGGCGTCTCGCGGGAGCAGTACGAGGCCGCCGGCATCGACGGCGCCAGCGCGTGGCAGACGTTCCGCGCGGTCACCTGGCCCGCGATCCGGCCGATCACCACCATGGTGACGTTCCTGTCGGTGCTGTGGGACTTCAACGCCTTCGCCCAGATCTGGGCGATCCGCGAGGGCGGCCCCGACGGCGGCAGCACCACGCTGGCCGTCGTGCTGTACCTCAAGGGCATCGCGGGAAACCACTTCGGCGCGGCGGGCGCGATCGCGACCCTGATGCTGATCGTGCTCGCGCTCATCACGGGCCGGTACATCCAGCTGCTCACCCGGACCCGGGAAGGTGATCTGTCGTGAAGAAGTCGCTGTCGCAGCGGATCGTGCTCTCGGTCATCGGCGTACTGGTCGCGCTGGCGATCGTCTTCCCGACGTACTGGATGTTCGTCACCTCGCTGCGGACGCCCGGCGAGATCCTGTCGCCGAAGTACGACCTGATCCCGACGTCGTTCTCCTTCGGCAACTTCGCCACCGCGCTGGGCAAGGACAACTTCCCGACGTACCTGCTCAACAGCCTGATCGTCACCGTCGGGTCGGTGCTGTGCGCGCTGATCGCCGGGACGCTGGCGGCGATCCCGCTGTCGCGGCTGCGCTTCACCGGCCGCAAGGGCTTCCTGGTGCTGGTCATGGTGGCGCAGCTGGCGCCGGTGTCGGCCCTGTTCATCCCGCTGTTCCTGCTGATGCGGGACGCCGGGCTGCTCAACACGCTGCCGTCGCTGCTGCTGATCTACTTCGCCACCACGCTGCCGTTCACGGTGTGGATGCTCTACGGCTTCGTCAACGGGATCCCGTACGAGCTGGAAGAGGCCGCGATGATCGACGGCTGCAGCCAGACCGGCGCCTTCCGCCGGGTGACGCTGCCGCTGCTCGGGCCGGGACTGGTCACCACGTCGGTGTTCAGCTTCATCACCGCGTGGAACGAGTACCTGTTCGCGCTGGTCTTCATCCAGGACAAGCCGAAGGAGACCCTGCCGGTGTGGCTCGCGTCGTTCCGCACGGCGTTCGCCACCGACTGGGGTGGCGTCATGGCCGCGTCGGTCATCTACGCGGTCCCGGCGCTGATCTTCTTCCTGCTCGTGCAGCGCAAGCTCGTGTCCGGCGCGACCGCCGGCGCCGTGAAGGGGTAGTGCGTTGACTTCACCGGAGAAGCTCGCCGAAGCCGTCCTTCTGCCCGGGTTCGCCGGGACGACCGCGCCGGACTGGCTCCGCCGGCGCATCGCCGACGGCCTCGGCGGGGTGGTGCTGTTCGGCCGCAACGTCGTCGACGACGAGCAGGTCGCCGCCCTCACCGCGCAGCTGCGGGGAGAGCGGGACGGCGTGGTGGTCGGGATCGACGAGGAGGGCGGCGACGTCACCCGCCTCGACGTGAACACCGGGTCGTTCGTGCCCGGCCCGCTCGCGCTCGGCGCGGCCGACGACCCGGAGCTGACCACCGCGGTCGCCGCCGCGCTCGGCGAACGGCTCGCGGCCTGCGGCGTGACGCTCAACCTGGCGCCGTGCGCGGACCTGACCCTGGCGGCCGAGGACCCGATCATCGGCGTCCGGGCGTTCGGATTCGACCCGGCGAAGGCGTCGCCGCACGTCGCGGCCTACGTGACGGGGCTGCAGAAGTACGGCGTGGCGGCGTGCGCCAAGCACTTCCCGGGCCACGGCGCCGCGACCGAGGACTCGCACGTGGCGCTGCCGGTGCTGCCGCGAACCCCGGAGGAGCTGCGGGAGATCGAGCTGGTCCCGTTCGCCGCGGCGATCCGGGCCGGCGTCCGCTCGGTGATGTCGGGCCACCTCGTCGTGAAGGCGTGGGGCGAGGAGCCGGCGACGCTCAACCGCGTCGCGCTCACCGACGTCCTGCGCGGCGAACTCGGCTTCACCGGCGCGGTCATCACCGACGCGCTGGAGATGGGCGCGGTTTCGGGCGCGTACGGCAAGCACGACAGCCTCGGCCGCTCGGCCGTGCGGGCCCTATCCGCGGGCGCCGACGCGCTTTGCCTCGGCGGCGCGGCGTTCGAAGCCGAGCACCTGAACGCGTGCGTCACGGCGATCGTGGCGGCGGTCGCGGCGGGGGAGCTGCCCCTGGACCGCCTGGCGGAGGCGGCCGCGCGGACAGCGGCGCTGGGCACCGACCCGGCACCGGCCACGGTCGGCCCGGTCGACCGGCGGCTCGGCCTCGAAGCGGCCCGCAAGGCGCTGCGCGTGCGCGGCGAACCGCGGCTGGACGGCCCGCCGCTGGTCGTCGACGTCCAGACCGAGCCCACCATCGCGGCCGGCCCGATGCCGTGGGGCCTCGGCGCGCACCTGGCCGAGCTGGTGCCGGGCACGCGGGCGATGACGGCCACGCCGGACGACGCGGCCGCGGTGCTTGCGGCGGCCCGCGACTTCCGCAGCGTCGTCGTGGTCACCCGGGAGGCGCACCGGCACCCGCGGGTGCGCGAGCTGCTGGCCGAGTTGTCCACTGTGGACTACATCCGCGTCGAAACCGGGGCACCGGGGCCGGCGGACGAGGGCGGCCCGCGCATCGACACCTTCAGCGGCTCCTACGTGAGCCTGCGCGCGGCGGCCGAGTACCTGGCCTGAGCCGTTCCCCGAAGCCCCGCCGGACTCCTCCGGCGGGGCTTCGTCCTGTTTGCCGCATCTCCAGAACCGGCTCCCGGCGTTTGTACGGGCCTTGTACCGGCGGCCGTCACGCTGTGGCCACACCGGAAACTGGAGGACGGACAAATGAGAATTCGGATCGGGAAGCGGACGGTCGCCGTGGTCGGCGCCGCCGCCGCGATCGTGCTGGGGGGCGCCACGCCGGCGCTGGCGGCGACGGGCACGGTGCACACCGACTCCGGCGCGCCGCTGACCGTGCGCTCGGCCCCGAGCACCGGCGCGACCTCGACCGGCACGGTCGCCGACGGCACCGCCGTCACGATCGACTGCCAGACGACGGGCGAGACGGTCACCGGCAAGTACGGCACGAGCAACATCTGGGACCACATCCCGAGCGGCTACATCACCGACACCTACGTCTACACCGGCTCCGACGGCCGGATCGCCCCGGACTGCACCGACGTGCCGGTCCCGCCGACCACCGCGTGCTCGACGTCGGGCCTGAACGACCCGAACACCTGCGCCCAGGCGGTCACGAAGGCGAAGTCGCGGATCCACACGAACTACGACGCCTCCTACGACGGCTGGTGCGACCGCATCAACGCCCAGAACTACGGCTTCACGGCGAGCGGCTCGACCACGGCGTACGTGCACTGGACGCAGATCCCCAGCACGTACAAGCACGCGAACAGCACGGACGTCCCGGCCGGCGGCCTGGCGTTCTTCTCCAACGGCGGCGCGGGCCACACGATGATCTCCATCGGCGGCGGCAAGTTCCTGTCGAACGACATCAACGGCGCGGGCACCTACACCGAGACGACGATCGACCAGATCAAGAGCAAGTGGGGCCAGACGTACCTCGGCTGGGCGCAGCCGTGGTTCAAGGTCAACCACTGACCCGCTGACCCGCGCGGGACGGCGACACCCCCGGCCACCATCCCCGGCCGGGGGTGAACGCCCGACGTGGCCCCTGCCCACCTCCCCCGGGCAGGGGCCCGCCGCGTTCAGGCGATCACGCCCTCGACGTCTCCGTCCGGGGTCCGGCACACACAGGACTGGCCGACCGGCAGCGACTCCACCATCGGGCACGTGCCCAGCCGCGTGACGCACACGGTCCCGATCCTCGGCGGCGGTGCGCTGTCGCTGTCGGTCAGGACCGCGACCACCACCACGGCCACGGCCGCGACCAGGAACGCGGCCAGGCAGCCGAGGGGCTTGGCCAGGCCGCCGGTCTTCGCCGGCGTGCCGACGGCGGGGACCGGCGGGCCCCACGCCTGCGGGTTCGGCCGAGCCGGGGGCGGGCCGAGCGGCTGGAGCGGGGGCTGGGCCGGGTACGAGCCCGGCGGGACCGGGGGCGGCCCCGGCTGCTGCGCTGACGGCGTCGGTCCGGCGGAGCTGCGCCACTTCTCCGCGTACCGGCGACCGAGCTCGGCTT is a genomic window of Amycolatopsis lexingtonensis containing:
- a CDS encoding transposase family protein, producing MINYGATLDVARELVWFVARVLQTERLRRGTRRGRRALTPYRHAVLALRWFRDATPVHRLATDHHISTATAYRYLHEAITALAAQAPDLHQVLADRRARGDTHVILDGSLISCDRVAATTTKTKGKNRGRTVHLWYSGKHRAFGGNIQFLASADGFPLWVSPVLPGSRNDLSAARDLDIIGALTAAAAHGLPTLADKAYHSAGIGIYTPVKKAAGQPPLHLRQRVYNQLQSRARALGERAMAILKTRWSALHRISLCPHRIGTIVQAALVLTHHEHHGRY
- a CDS encoding sugar ABC transporter substrate-binding protein, with the translated sequence MKRWLKLAAGAAAFTLATAGCAGSSGSDTAASSSGNAAISGDVTVWLMTGSAPTTLTDALNKEFEAAHPGVKVKYEIQQWDGIQQKLTTALAGGTPPDVIEIGNTQTAAFASQDGVLTDLSGDKDSFNGAQWLKGLADSGTYDGKTYGVPFYAANREVIYRKDMFEQAGITKPPTSNDEWIDAITKLKTKFGSDPDFQALYLPGQNWYSLLSFIWDNGGDIAQPDGKNFKATLDSAGAKAGLEFYKKLVDTSGTKAPKDADEAKPQQATVYGAGKVAMMIGLPWELATAAKTDASLTGKTGAFAIPSKTAGQSAPVFLGGSNLAIPANSKNVAAAKEYIKLLSSAKYQGQLAAAGVVPGTSTDLTGLDKDPLGSVMAKASTNGKAVPASPKWGDVESGQNPVKDMLTAYLTGKKTLDQATADANAALNKLIGG
- a CDS encoding carbohydrate ABC transporter permease, translating into MTATANVTMPAGATPPASPRDAGVKRRKRGRFGDRVLPYLLLLPALAAILVLLAWPLVQVLAISFRKLDIGQLVSGKTVWIGFDNYTNTLSDPEFWTVTFRTLVFTAAIVAATILGGLLLAVLMRHLGPVVRIMVQVTLVLAWATPVIATTTVFQWIFDQQYGILNKTLDRLGFHGFIGFSWFSSGPSTLAVIGLLIVWQAVPFVTFSLYAGIIGVSREQYEAAGIDGASAWQTFRAVTWPAIRPITTMVTFLSVLWDFNAFAQIWAIREGGPDGGSTTLAVVLYLKGIAGNHFGAAGAIATLMLIVLALITGRYIQLLTRTREGDLS
- a CDS encoding carbohydrate ABC transporter permease, yielding MKKSLSQRIVLSVIGVLVALAIVFPTYWMFVTSLRTPGEILSPKYDLIPTSFSFGNFATALGKDNFPTYLLNSLIVTVGSVLCALIAGTLAAIPLSRLRFTGRKGFLVLVMVAQLAPVSALFIPLFLLMRDAGLLNTLPSLLLIYFATTLPFTVWMLYGFVNGIPYELEEAAMIDGCSQTGAFRRVTLPLLGPGLVTTSVFSFITAWNEYLFALVFIQDKPKETLPVWLASFRTAFATDWGGVMAASVIYAVPALIFFLLVQRKLVSGATAGAVKG
- a CDS encoding glycoside hydrolase family 3 protein, with the protein product MTSPEKLAEAVLLPGFAGTTAPDWLRRRIADGLGGVVLFGRNVVDDEQVAALTAQLRGERDGVVVGIDEEGGDVTRLDVNTGSFVPGPLALGAADDPELTTAVAAALGERLAACGVTLNLAPCADLTLAAEDPIIGVRAFGFDPAKASPHVAAYVTGLQKYGVAACAKHFPGHGAATEDSHVALPVLPRTPEELREIELVPFAAAIRAGVRSVMSGHLVVKAWGEEPATLNRVALTDVLRGELGFTGAVITDALEMGAVSGAYGKHDSLGRSAVRALSAGADALCLGGAAFEAEHLNACVTAIVAAVAAGELPLDRLAEAAARTAALGTDPAPATVGPVDRRLGLEAARKALRVRGEPRLDGPPLVVDVQTEPTIAAGPMPWGLGAHLAELVPGTRAMTATPDDAAAVLAAARDFRSVVVVTREAHRHPRVRELLAELSTVDYIRVETGAPGPADEGGPRIDTFSGSYVSLRAAAEYLA